A region from the Marinobacter sp. SS13-12 genome encodes:
- the ruvB gene encoding Holliday junction branch migration DNA helicase RuvB codes for MIESDRLISSQAGQYEEVQDRAIRPGVLADYVGQPAVREQMEIFISAARGRQEALDHVLIFGPPGLGKTTLANIIANEMGVSIKTTSGPVLEKAGDLAAMLTNLEEGDVLFIDEIHRLSAAVEEVLYPAMEDYQLDIMIGEGPAARSIKLDLPPFTLVGATTRAGLLTSPLRDRFGIVQRLEFYNTKDLTDIILRSARLSSVTIDNNGAYEIARRSRGTPRIANRLLRRVRDFAEVKADGCISESIADQALNMLKVDALGFDHMDRRLLLAMIEKFDGGPVGVESLAAAISEERGTIEDVLEPFLIQQGYMLRTPRGRMVTSSAYQHFGVVPSGPEGEDLFD; via the coding sequence ATGATCGAATCGGATCGCCTGATTTCATCCCAGGCCGGACAATACGAGGAAGTTCAGGACCGTGCTATCCGCCCCGGCGTGCTGGCGGATTATGTCGGCCAGCCCGCTGTGCGGGAACAGATGGAAATTTTCATCTCCGCAGCACGTGGGCGGCAGGAAGCCCTGGACCACGTGCTTATCTTCGGGCCTCCTGGCCTGGGCAAGACCACTCTCGCCAATATCATCGCCAATGAAATGGGCGTATCCATCAAGACTACATCCGGGCCGGTGCTGGAGAAAGCCGGCGACCTGGCGGCAATGCTCACCAATCTGGAAGAAGGCGATGTGCTCTTTATAGACGAGATTCATCGCCTCAGCGCCGCCGTGGAAGAAGTTCTGTATCCGGCCATGGAAGACTACCAGCTGGACATCATGATCGGGGAGGGCCCGGCGGCACGCTCCATCAAGCTGGACCTGCCGCCATTTACCCTGGTGGGCGCGACCACCCGGGCCGGGCTGCTGACATCACCGCTGCGGGATCGCTTTGGTATCGTCCAGCGTCTGGAGTTCTACAACACGAAGGATCTGACCGACATCATCCTTCGATCCGCACGCCTGTCATCCGTCACCATCGACAACAACGGCGCCTACGAAATCGCCCGTCGTTCCCGGGGCACACCCCGTATTGCCAACCGTCTGCTGAGACGAGTGCGTGACTTTGCCGAGGTAAAGGCGGATGGTTGCATCAGTGAATCCATTGCCGATCAGGCCCTGAACATGCTGAAAGTGGATGCCCTGGGTTTTGATCACATGGACCGACGCTTACTGCTGGCGATGATTGAAAAGTTTGACGGTGGCCCGGTGGGCGTTGAAAGCCTGGCGGCAGCTATCAGCGAGGAGCGGGGTACCATTGAAGATGTGCTCGAGCCGTTCCTGATTCAGCAGGGGTATATGCTGCGCACGCCCCGGGGTCGAATGGTGACCTCCAGTGCGTATCAACATTTTGGCGTGGTGCCGTCCGGGCCGGAGGGGGAGGACCTCTTTGACTGA
- the tadA gene encoding tRNA adenosine(34) deaminase TadA: MTGSSEDEAWMNRALQLAGQAATAGEVPVGAVVVLDGKEIGAGFNAPISGCDPTAHAEIRALRDAASRVGNYRLPGATLYVTLEPCTMCVGAVVHSRVSRLVYGAAEPKAGAVESARRTLEEDHLNWRVESVGGVRARQCSGIISDFFARRRADSRRRRQLFSGKE; the protein is encoded by the coding sequence ATGACGGGCAGTTCAGAAGACGAAGCGTGGATGAATAGGGCCCTGCAATTGGCGGGGCAGGCTGCGACCGCCGGAGAAGTTCCGGTTGGGGCTGTGGTGGTGCTTGACGGTAAGGAAATCGGCGCTGGGTTCAACGCCCCGATCAGCGGCTGTGACCCTACTGCCCACGCCGAAATCCGGGCGCTGCGGGATGCCGCCAGCCGCGTGGGAAATTACCGGTTGCCGGGTGCGACGCTTTACGTCACCCTTGAGCCTTGTACTATGTGCGTCGGCGCTGTCGTACACAGTCGCGTCAGCCGTCTTGTTTATGGTGCGGCCGAGCCGAAAGCCGGTGCAGTGGAATCGGCCCGACGAACGCTGGAAGAAGATCATCTGAACTGGCGTGTGGAATCCGTCGGCGGCGTTCGGGCAAGGCAGTGCAGTGGTATCATCAGTGATTTTTTCGCACGGCGGCGGGCCGATAGTCGCCGCCGGAGGCAATTGTTTTCAGGGAAGGAGTGA
- a CDS encoding HIT family protein gives MVDRKGPGQSFVLHERLEADTVSLGRSRLCEIRLMNDSNWPWVLLVPRVADVREIYQLTWEQQQQLLAESSLLGEGMMELFGGDKLNVAALGNMVPQLHLHHIVRHEGDPAWPGPVWGKLPPEPYSEEALAELAKRMKPLLDRLSRAGA, from the coding sequence ATGGTTGACAGGAAAGGGCCAGGGCAGTCGTTTGTGCTTCATGAGCGTCTGGAGGCGGACACTGTCAGCCTCGGGCGAAGCCGGTTGTGTGAAATCCGGCTGATGAATGACAGTAACTGGCCCTGGGTGCTGCTGGTGCCCCGTGTTGCGGATGTCCGGGAGATCTATCAACTGACGTGGGAGCAGCAACAGCAGCTGCTGGCGGAGTCCTCCCTGCTGGGAGAGGGCATGATGGAATTGTTTGGCGGCGACAAGCTGAACGTCGCCGCTCTGGGCAACATGGTGCCGCAACTCCACCTGCACCACATCGTGCGCCATGAAGGTGACCCGGCCTGGCCCGGGCCGGTATGGGGCAAATTGCCTCCCGAGCCCTACAGCGAGGAGGCTTTGGCGGAATTAGCGAAGCGAATGAAACCCCTGTTGGACAGGCTGTCCCGAGCGGGCGCCTGA
- a CDS encoding matrixin family metalloprotease: MNRVLIPWERPLWCGQFIKALIVAAFLPLSLPLLAGDKKDGYRLLELDGYKVKWGEQILGAGASISYAFADETMRFDDARNCGILAPMKALSGQDLPFETLERETAAAFQVWERAADLSFHRVADARDADIVLGAQGQPRRRAFANVAYAPDEKEGVRAIEKSLVCLNPEQKWKVGFGGDKEVYDIRYTLIHEIGHAIGLDHPGPSGQVMGFRYTEAFPGLQPGDLRGIQRLYGRGAKGSQLADGPDTHLFKPAL, from the coding sequence ATGAATCGAGTATTGATACCGTGGGAACGCCCCTTGTGGTGCGGACAGTTTATAAAAGCGCTGATAGTGGCTGCCTTTCTGCCACTGTCGCTGCCATTGCTTGCCGGGGATAAAAAAGACGGGTATCGCCTGCTTGAGCTGGACGGCTACAAGGTCAAATGGGGCGAGCAGATACTGGGGGCGGGGGCGAGCATAAGCTATGCCTTCGCTGACGAAACAATGCGGTTCGATGATGCGCGCAACTGTGGCATCCTGGCGCCAATGAAAGCGCTCTCCGGGCAGGATCTTCCCTTCGAGACGCTGGAGCGCGAGACAGCAGCGGCCTTTCAGGTTTGGGAACGTGCTGCTGATCTTTCATTCCACCGGGTTGCCGATGCCCGGGATGCGGATATTGTTCTCGGTGCCCAAGGTCAGCCGCGCCGGCGGGCATTTGCCAACGTAGCCTACGCGCCCGATGAGAAAGAAGGTGTGCGCGCCATCGAAAAGTCGCTGGTGTGCCTCAACCCCGAGCAGAAGTGGAAGGTCGGGTTCGGTGGCGACAAGGAAGTCTACGACATCCGCTATACGCTGATTCATGAAATCGGCCACGCCATCGGTCTGGACCATCCAGGTCCATCCGGGCAGGTGATGGGGTTTCGCTACACCGAAGCTTTCCCCGGGCTACAACCCGGAGATTTGCGCGGCATACAGCGACTCTACGGGCGTGGCGCCAAGGGCAGTCAACTTGCCGATGGCCCCGACACCCATCTCTTCAAACCAGCGCTTTGA
- the aspS gene encoding aspartate--tRNA ligase → MRSHYCGGINESHIDQEVTLCGWVHRRRDHGGVIFLDLRDRDGISQVVFDPDTPESFNLAEKVRSEFVIQVTGRVRRRPAGTENANMPTGQVELLGKQLSILNAAATPPFPLDEHVDVGEDVRLKYRFVDLRRPEMLNRLRFRSRVTSYIRNFLDSNGFMDVETPILTRATPEGARDYLVPSRTHEGSFFALPQSPQLFKQLLMVSGIDRYYQIAKCFRDEDLRADRQPEFTQIDVEASFIDEETLMTLNESMIRSLFKDVLEVELPEFPRMPYSEAMQRYGSDKPDLRIPLELVDVGDLVAGVDFKVFAGPANDPKGRVAALRVPKGGELTRKQIDDYTKFVGIYGAKGLAYIKVNDLSKGVEGLQSPIIKFLGDDVALAVIERAGAEDGDIVFFGADKTNVVNEALGALRIKVGHDLKMLTSEWAPLWVVDFPMFEETPDGGLTAIHHPFTAPSCSAEELESSPATALSRAYDMVLNGTELGGGSIRIHDEKMQESVFRTLGIGDEEARAKFGFLLDALKYGCPPHGGLAFGLDRLIMLMTGASSIRDVIAFPKTQSATCLMTQAPGEVDDKQLRELHIRRRKPVAKDGQGNEATSGNA, encoded by the coding sequence ATGCGCAGTCATTATTGCGGTGGAATCAACGAATCTCACATTGATCAGGAAGTCACACTTTGCGGTTGGGTTCACCGTCGCCGCGACCACGGTGGGGTCATCTTTCTGGACCTTCGTGACCGGGATGGCATTTCCCAGGTGGTGTTTGACCCGGATACCCCCGAGAGTTTCAATCTGGCGGAGAAAGTCCGCAGTGAATTTGTCATTCAGGTGACCGGCCGTGTGCGCCGGCGTCCCGCTGGTACCGAAAACGCCAACATGCCCACCGGGCAAGTGGAATTGCTGGGCAAGCAGTTGTCCATCCTTAACGCCGCAGCAACGCCGCCATTCCCGCTGGATGAGCACGTGGACGTGGGTGAAGACGTTCGCCTCAAGTACCGTTTTGTGGACCTGCGCCGTCCGGAAATGCTCAACCGCCTGCGTTTCCGCTCCCGCGTGACCAGCTACATCCGTAACTTCCTGGACAGCAATGGCTTCATGGATGTGGAAACCCCGATCCTGACCCGCGCTACTCCGGAAGGCGCCCGTGACTACCTGGTGCCGAGCCGCACCCACGAAGGATCCTTCTTTGCGCTGCCGCAGTCGCCGCAGCTGTTCAAACAGTTGCTGATGGTGTCCGGTATTGATCGTTACTACCAGATCGCCAAGTGTTTCCGCGACGAGGATCTTCGCGCCGACCGCCAGCCGGAATTTACCCAGATCGATGTGGAAGCCTCGTTTATCGACGAGGAAACACTGATGACCCTGAACGAGAGCATGATTCGTTCCTTGTTCAAGGATGTGCTGGAAGTGGAACTGCCTGAATTTCCCCGCATGCCATACTCCGAGGCCATGCAGCGGTACGGCAGTGACAAGCCGGACCTGCGTATCCCACTGGAACTGGTGGATGTGGGTGATCTGGTTGCCGGTGTGGACTTCAAGGTGTTTGCCGGTCCGGCTAACGATCCCAAAGGGCGCGTGGCTGCCCTGCGTGTCCCGAAAGGCGGGGAGCTGACGCGCAAGCAGATCGATGACTACACGAAGTTTGTTGGCATCTATGGTGCCAAGGGCCTTGCCTACATCAAGGTCAACGACCTGTCCAAGGGTGTCGAAGGCCTGCAGTCACCAATTATCAAGTTCCTGGGCGACGATGTTGCCCTGGCCGTGATCGAACGCGCTGGTGCCGAGGATGGCGACATCGTGTTCTTTGGCGCGGACAAGACCAACGTGGTTAACGAGGCCCTGGGCGCGCTGCGTATCAAGGTTGGCCACGACCTGAAGATGCTGACCTCCGAGTGGGCGCCATTGTGGGTGGTGGACTTCCCGATGTTCGAGGAAACACCGGACGGCGGCCTGACCGCTATCCACCATCCGTTTACGGCACCCTCCTGTTCCGCAGAGGAGCTGGAATCCTCCCCGGCGACAGCGTTGTCCCGGGCCTACGACATGGTTTTGAACGGTACTGAACTCGGCGGTGGTTCCATCCGTATTCACGACGAGAAAATGCAGGAGAGCGTATTCCGCACCCTGGGTATCGGCGATGAGGAAGCCCGCGCCAAGTTCGGGTTTCTGCTGGATGCCCTCAAATACGGCTGTCCTCCCCACGGTGGCCTGGCCTTCGGCCTGGACCGCCTGATCATGCTGATGACCGGTGCCAGCTCCATCCGTGACGTGATTGCCTTCCCGAAAACCCAGAGTGCCACCTGTCTGATGACCCAGGCGCCCGGGGAAGTCGACGACAAGCAGTTGCGTGAACTGCATATTCGCCGCCGCAAGCCGGTAGCCAAGGATGGACAGGGTAACGAAGCCACGTCAGGAAACGCTTAA
- a CDS encoding UDP-glucose/GDP-mannose dehydrogenase family protein — MKITIFGTGYVGLVTGACLADVGHHVLCMDVDQGKIEKLKNGQIPIYEPGLESIVKHTVEAGRLVFTTNAEEAVAHGVLQFIAVGTPPDEDGSADLQYVTAVARSIGQYMDDYKVVVDKSTVPVGTGDKVKAAVRAGLDKRGLELEFDVVSNPEFLKEGAAINDFMKPDRIIIGTDSERAMELLHEVYYPFNRSHDRMIFMDIRSAELTKYAANSMLATKISFMNEIANLAERLGADIENVRRGIGSDPRIGYHFIYPGCGYGGSCFPKDVQALARTARDCDYESRLLNAVEAVNNAQKHVLFDKISHYFNGNLKGKVVALWGLAFKPNTDDMREAASRALMQDLWNAGARVHAFDPEAMEETQRIFGDQPGLTLCGTKEQALKGADVLAICTEWKEFRSPDFEAIAATLKEPVVFDGRNLYEPEMLERHGMIYYAIGRGRNQFHGD, encoded by the coding sequence ATGAAAATTACGATTTTTGGTACCGGTTACGTTGGGCTTGTTACCGGAGCCTGCCTTGCCGATGTGGGCCATCATGTTCTGTGCATGGACGTGGATCAGGGCAAGATTGAAAAGCTCAAGAATGGCCAGATCCCCATTTACGAACCGGGCCTGGAATCCATCGTAAAGCATACCGTAGAAGCTGGCCGACTGGTATTTACCACAAATGCTGAGGAAGCCGTTGCCCATGGTGTTCTGCAATTCATTGCGGTGGGGACGCCACCCGATGAGGACGGTTCCGCCGACCTTCAGTACGTGACCGCCGTCGCCAGGTCCATTGGCCAGTATATGGACGATTACAAGGTAGTGGTGGACAAGTCCACTGTTCCGGTGGGTACCGGTGACAAGGTCAAGGCCGCCGTGCGGGCGGGACTGGACAAGCGTGGTCTTGAACTGGAATTCGATGTGGTATCCAACCCGGAATTCCTCAAGGAAGGCGCGGCCATCAACGATTTCATGAAGCCTGACCGCATCATCATCGGTACCGACAGTGAGCGTGCCATGGAGCTGCTCCACGAGGTTTACTACCCGTTCAATCGCAGTCACGATCGCATGATCTTCATGGATATTCGCTCCGCGGAGCTGACCAAGTACGCCGCCAACTCCATGTTGGCCACAAAGATCAGCTTCATGAACGAGATTGCCAACCTGGCGGAACGGCTCGGGGCGGACATCGAGAACGTTCGTCGTGGTATCGGCTCTGACCCTCGCATTGGCTATCACTTTATCTATCCCGGTTGTGGTTACGGCGGTTCCTGTTTCCCGAAAGATGTTCAGGCCCTGGCCCGCACTGCGAGGGACTGTGATTACGAGTCCCGGCTGCTGAATGCGGTTGAAGCCGTGAACAATGCCCAGAAACATGTCCTGTTTGACAAGATCAGCCACTATTTCAACGGCAATCTCAAGGGCAAGGTGGTCGCTCTCTGGGGTCTCGCTTTCAAGCCCAATACCGATGATATGCGCGAGGCGGCCTCCCGCGCCCTGATGCAGGATCTGTGGAATGCCGGTGCCCGTGTCCACGCCTTCGATCCTGAGGCGATGGAAGAGACCCAGCGGATCTTTGGTGATCAGCCTGGTCTGACCCTTTGCGGTACCAAGGAGCAGGCGCTGAAGGGAGCCGACGTGCTGGCAATCTGTACCGAGTGGAAGGAATTCCGTTCGCCGGACTTCGAGGCAATTGCAGCGACTCTTAAAGAGCCTGTCGTGTTCGATGGCCGCAACCTGTACGAGCCGGAAATGCTGGAGCGCCATGGCATGATCTATTACGCCATTGGCCGCGGCCGGAACCAGTTCCACGGAGACTGA
- the ruvA gene encoding Holliday junction branch migration protein RuvA, translating into MIGRIRGILIEKSPAQALVECAGLGYEVDIPYTTFFNLPETGDELVLHTHFVVREDAQSLYGFSSRLDRDLFRLLIKVNGVGPKLAAGILSGLDANQFIRCVEARDANALVKLPGVGKKTAERLLIEMTDRIGQLEGQFTPGSPNATVSTGASGAGGAMGHHPAEEAEAALIALGYKPQEATKAISKVAEDGMSSQELIRLALRNMIPAS; encoded by the coding sequence TTGATTGGTCGTATCCGAGGCATCCTGATCGAGAAATCCCCTGCCCAGGCATTGGTAGAATGTGCCGGGCTGGGCTACGAAGTCGATATTCCCTACACCACGTTTTTTAACCTGCCTGAAACCGGTGATGAGCTGGTTCTCCATACCCATTTTGTGGTCCGCGAAGACGCCCAGAGCCTTTATGGCTTTTCTTCCCGACTTGACCGGGACCTGTTTCGCCTTTTGATCAAGGTGAATGGGGTGGGCCCCAAGCTCGCGGCAGGGATTCTCTCGGGGCTGGATGCCAACCAGTTTATCCGTTGTGTTGAAGCCCGCGACGCCAATGCGCTGGTCAAGCTTCCGGGGGTTGGCAAGAAAACCGCCGAACGGCTGCTTATTGAAATGACGGATCGTATAGGGCAACTTGAAGGTCAGTTTACGCCCGGGTCGCCGAATGCGACAGTCAGCACCGGTGCATCGGGTGCCGGGGGCGCAATGGGTCATCATCCGGCGGAAGAGGCGGAGGCTGCCCTGATCGCCCTTGGCTACAAGCCCCAGGAAGCAACAAAGGCTATCAGCAAGGTGGCTGAAGATGGCATGTCGAGCCAGGAGCTGATTCGGCTGGCGCTGCGTAATATGATTCCAGCCAGTTAA
- a CDS encoding DUF2254 domain-containing protein produces the protein MLSPDKFRFFISRIKERLWVKPLVLCVLSIGGIYIASLADDIGLSSILPEITLNSVETLLSIMASSMLVIATFAVGSMVAAYASASAGATPRSIPLVIADDVTQNALSAFIGAFIFSIVSLVAVKNDLFDAAGRFAIFVLTLLVFAIVIITFVRWVDRLARLGRVVNIIEKAETAAGDALDRRRHAPTLGALTASPDLASGTGVPVCASSVGYVQHIDLEKLQSCAEAQDCRVIVTALPGTFVTVRRALLRIVEGTEGREAFNSDAFSSAFTISPNRTFEDDPRFGLIALSEIADKALSPGINDPGTAINVIGTLVRLFTLWQSPLEKDRLREITYDRVSVPELVVDDLFDDAFTAIARDGAAMVEVSIRLQKAFYALAETDDPAMVATAKKHSRMALARSEQAMVVQDDIDAVRRTAAFSAL, from the coding sequence ATGTTGAGCCCGGACAAGTTTCGTTTTTTCATCAGCCGGATTAAAGAGCGCTTGTGGGTCAAACCACTGGTGCTTTGTGTGCTTTCTATCGGTGGTATTTATATCGCCAGCCTGGCTGACGATATTGGTCTTTCCAGCATTTTGCCCGAGATAACTCTGAATTCCGTCGAGACCTTGCTGTCCATTATGGCGTCCAGCATGCTGGTTATTGCTACCTTTGCAGTAGGTTCCATGGTCGCCGCCTATGCATCCGCCAGTGCCGGCGCCACCCCTCGGTCCATACCCCTGGTTATAGCGGATGACGTTACCCAGAACGCACTGTCTGCGTTTATCGGCGCCTTTATCTTCAGCATTGTTTCCCTGGTCGCTGTCAAGAATGACTTGTTCGACGCCGCAGGCCGGTTTGCGATCTTCGTGCTTACCCTTCTGGTGTTCGCTATTGTCATCATTACCTTCGTTCGCTGGGTGGATAGACTTGCCCGGTTGGGGCGGGTGGTTAACATCATTGAGAAAGCGGAAACTGCAGCCGGAGATGCATTGGATCGTCGTCGGCATGCACCCACGCTCGGCGCATTGACAGCGTCCCCGGATCTGGCCTCTGGCACAGGTGTTCCCGTTTGTGCTTCATCGGTTGGCTATGTACAGCACATTGATCTGGAGAAGTTACAATCCTGCGCTGAAGCGCAGGATTGCCGTGTGATAGTGACAGCGTTGCCAGGCACCTTTGTCACTGTACGCAGGGCGCTGCTTCGTATTGTGGAGGGTACTGAAGGACGCGAAGCGTTCAATTCAGATGCCTTTTCCAGCGCCTTTACGATCAGCCCGAACCGAACCTTCGAAGATGATCCCCGTTTCGGGCTTATTGCCTTGTCCGAGATCGCTGACAAGGCGCTGTCGCCTGGCATCAATGACCCGGGAACCGCGATCAATGTCATTGGTACGCTGGTACGGCTGTTTACCCTTTGGCAATCTCCGCTTGAAAAGGACAGATTGCGGGAGATCACCTATGACCGTGTATCGGTTCCGGAGCTGGTAGTCGACGACCTGTTCGACGATGCGTTTACGGCAATTGCCCGTGACGGTGCGGCCATGGTTGAGGTTTCCATCCGACTGCAAAAAGCATTTTATGCGTTGGCCGAAACAGATGACCCTGCGATGGTTGCTACCGCCAAAAAACATTCACGGATGGCACTGGCACGCTCGGAGCAAGCCATGGTGGTTCAGGACGATATCGATGCCGTGCGCAGGACTGCTGCGTTTTCAGCCCTGTAG
- a CDS encoding PRC-barrel domain-containing protein encodes MKKLHSLAFYALVAPAITLGSGTVLAAQASSENEDLGEQSMGQDADREKQSSQQNQDTMESSNKTAQSDQSGMKNQSYLGAAPPNGMQASDLIGTDLKTSGDESVGEIGDLIIDQDGKVVAVVVSVGGFLGMGEKHVAISWDKVQMSSNADDRDLRVDVTREELESAPGFEKQDN; translated from the coding sequence ATGAAAAAGCTACATTCACTCGCCTTTTATGCATTGGTCGCTCCGGCCATCACCCTGGGTTCCGGTACCGTGCTCGCCGCACAAGCCAGTAGCGAGAATGAAGATTTGGGTGAGCAGAGCATGGGCCAGGATGCTGACCGCGAAAAGCAGAGCTCTCAGCAAAACCAGGACACCATGGAGTCCAGCAACAAGACTGCTCAAAGCGACCAGTCTGGCATGAAAAACCAGAGTTACCTGGGCGCTGCTCCGCCTAACGGCATGCAGGCGAGCGACTTGATCGGTACTGATCTTAAAACCAGCGGTGACGAGAGCGTGGGTGAGATCGGTGACCTGATTATTGACCAGGATGGCAAGGTCGTGGCGGTTGTAGTCAGTGTTGGCGGCTTCCTGGGTATGGGCGAGAAACATGTCGCCATTTCCTGGGATAAAGTACAGATGTCAAGCAATGCTGATGATCGGGACCTGCGGGTTGACGTCACTCGTGAAGAGCTTGAGTCAGCGCCGGGTTTTGAAAAGCAGGACAACTGA
- the fabR gene encoding HTH-type transcriptional repressor FabR encodes MSARAEQKLRTRRALMDAALAQLSADRGFGSLSLREVAREAGIAPTSFYRHFAELDELGLALVDEGGVALRQLMRQARKRIARNGSAISTSVDTFMEYLGDNSNLLRLMLRESTGVSKSFRTAIRAEIDHFVTELAADLARIADEQKKPLSDPKLVAEAMVTLVFNQGADALDATTSEKEALKVKLKTELRMVLVGSRTIARHKSKS; translated from the coding sequence TTGTCAGCCCGAGCCGAACAGAAACTCCGCACCCGCCGCGCCCTGATGGATGCCGCCCTCGCCCAGTTGAGCGCAGACCGGGGTTTCGGCAGCCTGAGCCTGCGGGAAGTGGCGCGAGAGGCCGGCATAGCGCCCACTTCCTTCTACCGGCACTTCGCCGAACTGGATGAACTGGGGCTGGCCCTGGTGGATGAAGGTGGCGTTGCATTGCGCCAGCTGATGCGCCAGGCCCGCAAGCGGATTGCGCGAAATGGCAGTGCCATCAGTACATCGGTGGACACGTTCATGGAGTATCTGGGCGACAACTCCAACCTGCTGCGCCTGATGTTGCGGGAAAGCACCGGGGTGTCGAAATCCTTTCGCACCGCTATCAGGGCTGAAATCGACCACTTCGTGACGGAACTGGCGGCGGACCTGGCGCGGATTGCAGACGAGCAGAAGAAACCGCTGTCGGATCCGAAACTGGTGGCCGAAGCCATGGTCACCCTGGTATTCAATCAGGGCGCTGACGCGCTGGATGCTACGACGTCAGAGAAGGAAGCACTGAAAGTAAAACTGAAAACCGAACTCAGAATGGTGCTGGTGGGTTCGCGAACCATCGCCCGGCACAAGTCCAAATCCTAG
- the galE gene encoding UDP-glucose 4-epimerase GalE yields MKVLVTGGAGYIGSHVVRQLGEAGHDIVVFDNLSTGYRWAVTCGELVVGDLADEVAVAELFGQHRFEAVLHFAANIVVPESVENPLKYYSNNTRNTLNLLKAVEQHQIPYMVFSSTAAVYGMPEETVLTEDLPLAPINPYGASKMMSERMIMDLAAASSLNYVILRYFNVAGANPEGLLGQATPEATHLIKVACECVTGKRDGMSVFGTDYDTRDGTCIRDYIHVEDLAKAHVMALDYMANGGESRVLNCGYGRGFTVREVIDVVKRKSGNDFPVKETGRRAGDPAALMADNSRIKKVLGWQPDYDDLDTIVGTALAWEKIWQEKQGWHSPSND; encoded by the coding sequence ATGAAAGTTCTGGTAACCGGCGGAGCCGGCTATATAGGCAGTCACGTAGTCAGGCAGTTGGGCGAAGCCGGCCACGACATCGTCGTTTTCGATAACCTGTCCACCGGATATCGCTGGGCTGTCACCTGTGGTGAGCTGGTGGTGGGTGATCTGGCAGACGAAGTGGCCGTCGCCGAGCTGTTCGGCCAGCATCGCTTCGAAGCCGTTCTGCATTTCGCGGCCAATATCGTCGTGCCGGAGTCGGTTGAAAACCCTCTCAAGTACTACAGCAACAATACCCGTAACACGCTGAACCTGCTGAAAGCGGTTGAGCAGCACCAGATTCCTTACATGGTGTTTTCATCCACCGCGGCGGTCTATGGCATGCCGGAAGAAACCGTACTGACGGAAGATCTCCCCCTGGCGCCGATCAATCCCTATGGCGCATCCAAAATGATGAGCGAACGGATGATCATGGATCTGGCGGCTGCATCGTCATTGAATTACGTTATTCTGCGCTATTTTAACGTGGCCGGAGCCAATCCTGAGGGATTGCTGGGCCAGGCAACGCCTGAGGCCACCCATCTGATCAAGGTGGCCTGCGAGTGTGTGACCGGCAAGCGTGATGGCATGAGTGTGTTCGGCACCGATTACGACACCCGCGACGGCACCTGCATCCGCGATTACATCCACGTGGAAGACCTGGCCAAGGCTCACGTGATGGCGTTGGATTACATGGCAAATGGCGGCGAGTCGCGGGTACTGAACTGCGGTTACGGGCGTGGATTTACCGTGCGTGAAGTCATCGACGTGGTCAAACGCAAGTCAGGCAACGACTTCCCCGTGAAGGAAACGGGCCGTCGGGCAGGGGACCCTGCCGCGCTGATGGCTGACAACTCGCGAATCAAAAAAGTACTTGGCTGGCAGCCGGATTACGACGACCTGGATACCATCGTCGGCACGGCGCTGGCCTGGGAAAAAATCTGGCAGGAAAAACAGGGCTGGCATAGCCCATCTAACGATTGA
- the ruvC gene encoding crossover junction endodeoxyribonuclease RuvC: MSIIMGVDPGSRTTGYGIIRAEGRVIEYIDSGCIRVGEKPMAERLQTIFHSLATLIGEYRPGEFAIEQVFMARNPDSALKLGQARGAAIVAAANSGLEVHEYSARQVKQAVVGKGGADKAQVQHMVQVLLALSRKPQEDAADALGIALCHAHMSQSMARLATGGGGKVRNNRVRRQ; the protein is encoded by the coding sequence GTGTCTATAATCATGGGGGTCGACCCCGGCTCACGCACCACTGGATACGGCATCATCCGGGCCGAAGGCCGGGTGATTGAGTACATTGACAGCGGTTGCATCCGGGTTGGCGAGAAACCCATGGCGGAACGTCTGCAAACCATTTTCCACAGCCTGGCAACGCTGATAGGTGAGTACCGGCCGGGGGAGTTTGCCATCGAGCAGGTGTTCATGGCCCGTAACCCGGATTCGGCGCTGAAGCTGGGGCAGGCCAGGGGAGCGGCGATTGTTGCCGCCGCCAATAGTGGCCTGGAGGTGCACGAATACTCTGCCCGCCAGGTCAAACAGGCCGTGGTAGGCAAGGGCGGAGCCGACAAGGCCCAGGTACAGCACATGGTTCAGGTACTTCTGGCCTTGTCCCGCAAACCCCAGGAGGATGCCGCCGATGCACTGGGTATTGCGCTCTGCCACGCCCACATGAGCCAGAGCATGGCGCGGCTGGCTACCGGGGGCGGCGGCAAGGTGCGTAATAACAGGGTCAGAAGGCAATAA